In one Magallana gigas chromosome 7, xbMagGiga1.1, whole genome shotgun sequence genomic region, the following are encoded:
- the LOC105335513 gene encoding nucleolar and coiled-body phosphoprotein 1: protein MESDSLRWALFTNTAVQGPANLRDLRITAMKLQQRALTGKAQDRRKGHHSDTTVQKRTLSSYPMQHTKEESMKMAQSHQHLRTHLDRRVKQARIDSGNLRDYSQKMFDSVIQAKKQNLPIRPSTAIVPDHLPKYQNGSTGPSRSGSIMYNARSQMLNSIRLRPNSEPPLKFKHERSTEIRTEIRKTLSQSNSDFRVVTPLTSTSRSSTSSTSEYRLIPMNGNLSEFSSIPDLDDSTAQDSVFSDCESKSSTVKSEFTYTRPHCDASAIRFYSLEEESSISSVDSKKEDSAPPPPVEEPKPEPPPEPEKRPKSGKRPKSTGSRGKSPKARGKSPKKSAKGKKKEEPEPPPPPPPEPEKEEKKPEVKKPLKGPHCWVDDMTITSEPVNEPGDDTQQNAGEGTQSRLNSAKSNERKTPGQEDKENLPVVITNADDVIVDHIELPKFLCPSSELKSKQAAIKDWLARTNFNHSSRCVPLI from the exons ATGGAATCGGATTCACTTCGCTGGGCCTTGTTCACCAACACTGCGGTTCAGGGACCGGCGAACCTTAGAGACCTCAGAATCACCGCGATGAAATTACAACAGCGGGCCTTGACAGGAAAAGCCCAGGACAGACGGAAAGGCCACCACTCCGACACTACAGTCCAAAAGAGGACATTGAGTAGCTATCCTATGCAACATACTAAAGAGGAATCTATGAAAATGGCCCAATCTCATCAACACTTACGGACACATTTGGACCGAAGAGTGAAGCAGGCTAGGATAGACAGTGGAAATCTTAGAGACTACAGTCAGAAGATGTTCGACTCAGTGATTCAAGCCAAGAAGCAGAATCTCCCGATTCGGCCGAGCACTGCGATTGTGCCAGATCACTTACCGAAGTACCAAAACGGTAGTACAGGTCCGTCAAGGAGTGGAAGCATCATGTACAATGCCCGTAGTCAGATGCTAAATTCTATACGACTGCGTCCAAATTCAGAACCTCCCCTGAAATTCAAGCACGAACGTTCGACAGAGATTCGCACGGAAATACGCAAAACCCTCTCTCAGAGCAACAGCGATTTCCGAGTGGTGACTCCATTAACTTCAACTTCCAGATCCTCAACCTCTTCAACCAGCGAGTACCGCCTGATTCCTATGAATGGCAATTTGTCTGAGTTTTCCTCCATCCCTGACCTGGATGATAGCACTGCCCAGGACAGTGTTTTCAGTGACTGTGAATCCAAGAGCAGCACTGTCAAGTCGGAGTTCACCTATACCCGCCCTCATTGTGATGCCTCCGCCATCCGTTTCTATTCTCTAGAGGAAGAATCTTCCATCAGCTCCGTGGATAGCAAAAAGGAGGATTCGGCTCCCCCTCCTCCTGTGGAAGAACCTAAACCAGAACCCCCTCCGGAGCCGGAGAAGAGACCAAAAAGTGGGAAAAGACCAAAGAGTACGGGCTCTCGAGGAAAAAGTCCAAAAGCCAGAGGGAAAAGTCCTAAAAA gagTGCAAAAGGAAAAAAGAAGGAGGAACCCGAACCCCCGCCCCCACCACCCCCGGAACCAGAGAAAGAGGAGAAAAAGCCCGAGGTTAAAAAACCCCTGAAGGGTCCACATTGTTGGGTGGACGACATGACGATTACAAGTGAACCGGTGAACGAGCCAGGCGACGACACGCAACAAAACGCAGGGGAGGGAACTCAGTCCCGTCTAAACAGCGCCAAATCAAACGAAAGGAAAACCCCGGGACAGGAAGACAAAGAAAATCTACCCGTTGTCATTACGAATGCGGATGACGTCATAGTGGACCATATAGAATTGCCCAAATTTCTGTGCCCTAGTTCggaattaaaatcaaaacaagctgcaATAAAGGACTGGTTGGCAAGGACTAATTTCAATCACTCCAGTCGATGTGTGCCATTGATTTAG